The genome window AGGTCGCACGCGGGGTCGGGCGTTTCCTGGTTGATGGTGGGAGGGACAATGTCGTCGCGGATGGCGAGGGCGCACAGGATGATCTCAACCGCCGCGGCCGCACCCAGCTGGTGACCCACCATGGACTTGGTGGAGCTGACCATCAAGCGGCGCGCGTGATC of Candidatus Krumholzibacteriia bacterium contains these proteins:
- a CDS encoding beta-ketoacyl-[acyl-carrier-protein] synthase II yields the protein DHARRLMVSSTKSMVGHQLGAAAAVEIILCALAIRDDIVPPTINQETPDPACDLDYVPNAARRQRINTALSNSFGFGGHNVSLIIRRFSDV